Proteins from a single region of Heterodontus francisci isolate sHetFra1 chromosome 29, sHetFra1.hap1, whole genome shotgun sequence:
- the LOC137346205 gene encoding RNA-binding protein 4B-like — MVKIFVGNLPRPATSEEIRALFEKYGEVSECDLIKNYGFVHMDNKEAAKEAIEHLHHYKLHGVAINVEASKSMTKSSTKLHVGKVSSSCTSQELQAKFEEYGTVLECDIIKDYAFVHMERGEDAMAAIKGLDGTEFKGKRIHVELSKSRLRVQPGMGEKNTCFRCGKDGHWSKECPTDRQDLGIGFAHDYLDPYAIHHRYGEQPFYDSRYVDYYEKYRAGAYGAVGTPYPDRWGTPLAAYGSAMRERMPKALEAYSQSSISHPPTYYTRDRSPLRRPTASTITDYATAATEYAAAAAAAAAANNEYGTATTTADYTDYAAAAASYAQDYARANYANNYATATTTSDYTSASYTTADYANAYGYEYSTSNSAAYTSSGTTTEAYAEQTQYSAY; from the exons aacTATGGATTTGTCCATATGGACAACAAGGAAGCAGCAAAGGAGGCGATCGAGCACCTGCATCACTATAAGTTGCATGGGGTTGCAATCAATGTGGAGGCCAGCAAGAGCATGACCAAATCCTCCACCAAACTCCATGTGGGTAAAGTGAGCTCCAGTTGCACCAGCCAGGAGTTGCAGGCCAAGTTCGAGGAGTACGGAACCGTCCTCGAGTGTGACATCATCAAAGATTACGCGTTCGTACACATGGAGAGGGGAGAGGATGCCATGGCAGCCATCAAGGGGCTGGATGGCACAGAGTTCAAAG GCAAACGGATTCACGTTGAACTGTCCAAGAGTCGGCTGCGGGTACAGCCTGGGATGGGCGAGAAGAACACCTGCTTCAGGTGCGGCAAAGATGGCCATTGGTCCAAAGAGTGCCCAACAGACCGGCAGGACCTGGGCATTGGATTCGCCCACGATTACCTTGACCCCTACGCCATCCACCACCGGTATGGGGAGCAGCCCTTTTACGACAGCCGGTATGTCGACTACTATGAGAAGTACCGGGCGGGGGCCTATGGAGCAGTGGGCACGCCGTACCCTGACCGCTGGGGCACTCCGCTAGCCGCCTATGGCTCTGCCATGAGAGAACGTATGCCTAAAGCATTGGAGGCGTACAGCCAAAGCTCCATCTCCCATCCCCCAACCTATTACACCCGTGACCGGAGCCCACTCCGGCGGCCTACGGCATCGACAATCACCGACTATGCCACCGCTGCTACCGAATATGCTGCTGCTGCCGCCGCCGCCGCTGCTGCCAACAATGAGTATGGCACTGCCACCACCACTGCTGACTATACCGACTACGCTGCTGCTGCTGCCAGCTACGCCCAAGACTATGCCAGAGCCAACTATGCTAACAACTATGCCACTGCCACCACGACCTCCGACTACACCAGTGCCAGCTATACCACTGCTGACTACGCCAATGCTTACGGGTACGAATACTCAACAAGCAACAGTGCTGCCTACACCTCTTCAGGTACAACGACTGAAGCCTATGCAGAGCAGACACAGTACTCTGCTTATTAA